Within the Miscanthus floridulus cultivar M001 chromosome 2, ASM1932011v1, whole genome shotgun sequence genome, the region ATGGGGTGGGGGTCCATCCACCATCCTgccttcctctcctctcctctcctctgccGGTAACGTTGCCATCGGCCACGTGAAAAGGCCCGCGCGATAGCCCGCATGACCACCTCCTCTTCGGCGCTTCGCGGAGCCGGGCAGCCGGCCCCTGGGCGCCTATCGCGATCGCGAGTGGCGAAGGGCGGGCGACGACGCGCCGGGGCCAGCCGGCCGGGCGAGGAGCGCCCGCCCCCGCCGCGCGCTTGCCTTGCCTCCAGCTGGTTTCCAAGGCGCCGGACCGACCGCGCGCGCGGCAGCCGGGACGGCAACGTGGGCAGCCGCACGGCCGCTGGCGCGCGcggcctccgccgccgcggcGTGTACTTGCGTGCCGGGAAAATAGTTCCGGCCTCAGCCAAGTCCAGAGAGTAAATGCTGGAGACGGCGACCCAAGCAAAAGTGATACGCGGCACGGAGCAGAATCACAAATTTTAACAGCGGTCTGAGTTGCACATTgcaatatatacttggccaataacTCAAACGTTCGCTGGCAGTGATGCTTCTGCTCAGAGAGTTTTCCCATAACGGAGCTGCATATCCACGACTAGAGTCTACAGGCCTCAGCAGTCTGCTTTAGACAAGCTAACAAGTCTGAATGGCTACAGATGCATCCCAGCGGATCAAAATCTCTCTTGAGGGCtcgtttggaacgcaggaattttataggaaTCTCGTAGGAATTTCACATAAATCAGTTCAATTTTACTCAAAAAAACGCAGGAACAGGAATTTTTTCCtgcaatccaaacaggccctgaatTATCTTCGTCTACCTTATGAGGCAGTGCAGCACGAGTTAAACTCGCTTTCACTATGGTCCTAATTGCTATAAAaaaaaggacgtacccagtgcagagagctcccgctctgtgcggggtctagagaagggtgttagtggcaagccttaccctcgcctgtgcaatacgaggagaccgcgactcgaacccgggaccttctgaTCACAGGCGGTaaaactctaccgcttgcaccaggcccgcccttcttatAGTCCTAATTGCTATATGCCCAAAAAATGTAGTTATCCAAGCTTTCCAAGCTCCATCTTTTTCTTGATGGCGCGATGACCATGGTAGACGAAAGAATCTATGATGCCAGCAACAGTGAAAATACCTGCCATAAGCCCACAGCGATGGGTTAGAAATTCAGACTCTTGCTTATTATCCATTTTAGATAGCACCAAAACATTTTCCTTTTTTTGGAGGAAGCTCAAAATAGTTGCAGGTAGAAGTTTGTGACAGACCTCCAACAATAGCACATATGTTTGTCAGGAAGTGAAGAAGCGATGTATTTTCTTCAGTAAAATCAACCTGTCAAGGAACAGTAAGACAAACTAGTGAATTTTAACATAGAGGATGACCAATACCTGTACAGAAGGAGATTTTCGCATGTTATCGAAAAGAGACCAACATGATAAGAAAATTCAAGTGTCAGCCAATTCTAAGTAATAAATGCAGTGCCTGCTTTACGCTTTTAGAGCAACAGGTTGATTGAATATCAAAAGTTGCATGCTATCAAATGGTCAATGGATGACTCAGGCTGGATAGAAAAGAAATGCTTGCCAACACTTCTGACTATACAGAATGATCACAGGGATATCATTCATCACCTTAATTGGTGAAAATTCGTAGAAGAAGTATACACCAGGTGGAGGCCTAGGATAGCCAATTGCCTCTCTAAAGTGCTCTGTCACAGAAAACTGCAAAAGGAAACAGAGAATTATTCACAAACTTAGGCTTCAGAAGTAGAACTAGGCAAGAAGATCGGGCTATTTACCTGATTTGAGTGAATCTTGCGCCCCCTGATATCTGTGTAGATTGTTGGAACAACCTGTACACAAGATATAATTAGCAAGTTGAAGCCATGGAAATCTGTATTGATATATTTTCATGTTCGCAGAAGCTTAAACATAAGGAATCATATTAAAGAATATGACTAGTAATTACCAAAAATTTACCTTCACAAAATACTGGTACATCCCCGTTAACCCATTGGAGTCATCCTGTATCCACTCAACTCTGGAACGCTTGGGGAAATTAGACCATGGAAAAGTTGTAGAGCAAAGTGAAATGCAAATTACAATCTGAAGTTTAGTCTAAGTTCCAAAGAATACCCATCAAGAGGATTGACGACACCTGGGAACTCTTCCCCAAAGGACAGCTTGTTTATCTTGTGACTTATCTGTTTCCAGTAAAAAAAAGTGGGGAATGGACAAATATCAGTTTACGGTTATGAGCAATATGGTAAGTGCTCCGACAAGGATAAAGAGAATTTAATTTAGCTCTACTTGCATTGTAAGTTTCTGGTTGGATGTTCAACAGATCTTGCAGGAAGTTGAATGACTGGTCCAAGCTTTTCCCAGGGGCAAAGTGAAAGTTGCCAGCTACTTTATTCACATTTACAAATCCATGGATGGTACAACCTTCCCCTTTTTCATCTTTTAACCTTTGTACATAGCCCTCTCTCTTGCACTGGAATTTTGAGTATACTTGTTTAAGCAAAACATAAGAACAAAGCAAAACTAAAGAACCAAAACCTTCTACACGAATTAGTTGCATGCAGCACAAAACATTAGTGGAGTAATAGGAGGCGACATGCAGTCATGCACAAACAAATTAAGGTGGCTTACAAATAGCTTTGAAGTTTAAAGAAATGGACATCAAGTACATGTTAAAAAAAAGGTGTCCGGTCATTAGCCAATAAGGATACGAATCATAATTCCTATTATTCAGTATCCTTGCCCATAGTACAAACATATAATGACTATGTCACCAGGAGGTGGTTGCCTCACAATAATTTGTTAGATGATATAGAAAcactcctcttaatgaaatacgtgcccAG harbors:
- the LOC136532492 gene encoding uncharacterized protein isoform X1; its protein translation is MELWSKLRNLDAYPKVNEDFYSRTLSGGLITILSSLAILLLFFSEIRLYLYSATESKLTVDTSRGERLHINFDVTFPALPCSLVAVDTMDVSGEQHYDIRHDITKKRIDHLGNVIESRKDRVGAPKIERPLQKHGGRLDHNEVYCGSCYGAEEMDDQCCNSCEEVRDVYRKKGWAINNVELIDQCKREGYVQRLKDEKGEGCTIHGFVNVNKVAGNFHFAPGKSLDQSFNFLQDLLNIQPETYNISHKINKLSFGEEFPGVVNPLDGVEWIQDDSNGLTGMYQYFVKVVPTIYTDIRGRKIHSNQFSVTEHFREAIGYPRPPPGVYFFYEFSPIKVDFTEENTSLLHFLTNICAIVGGIFTVAGIIDSFVYHGHRAIKKKMELGKLG